The proteins below are encoded in one region of Metallibacterium scheffleri:
- the radA gene encoding DNA repair protein RadA has translation MAKAKTAYVCNQCGAEHTRWQGQCAACGAWDTLSEFVVEPATAAAGKSAPKRSGYAGQETARITPLTEVALQIEARSLIGIGELDRVLGGGLVQGSVVLVGGDPGIGKSTLLLQMMGALGARLRGLYVSGEESLAQIAARAQRLGLELGPLHGLAETCIERILEHAQAARPQLLIIDSVQTLWSEQLAAAPGSISQVRETAARLVRYAKESGTSVFLVGHVTKEGGIAGPRVLEHMVDAVLYFEGDAGSRFRVLRAFKNRFGAVNELGVFAMGERGLREVPNPSAIFLGTHSGPTPGSAVMVTREGTRPLLVEVQALVDASPLANPRRVALGLDGGRMAMLLAVLHRHGGAAVYDQDVFVNIVGGIRVQETAADLPVLLAVHSSFRDRALTGKTALFGEVGLSGEIRPVPNGEERLKEAASHGFERAIVPRANAPKKSHHGAMEIIAVERLDQALAVSF, from the coding sequence GAGTTCGTGGTGGAGCCGGCCACGGCGGCGGCCGGCAAGTCCGCGCCCAAGCGCAGCGGTTATGCCGGGCAGGAGACGGCGCGCATCACGCCGCTCACCGAGGTGGCGCTGCAGATCGAGGCGCGCAGCCTGATCGGCATCGGCGAGCTGGACCGCGTGCTCGGCGGCGGGCTGGTGCAGGGCTCGGTGGTGCTGGTCGGCGGCGATCCGGGCATCGGCAAGTCCACGCTGTTGCTGCAGATGATGGGTGCGCTGGGCGCGCGTCTGCGCGGCTTGTACGTGAGCGGCGAGGAGTCGCTGGCGCAGATCGCCGCGCGCGCGCAGCGCCTCGGACTGGAACTTGGCCCCCTGCACGGTCTGGCCGAGACCTGCATCGAGCGCATCCTCGAGCACGCGCAGGCGGCGCGCCCGCAACTGCTGATCATCGATTCGGTGCAGACGCTGTGGAGCGAGCAGCTCGCCGCCGCGCCCGGCTCGATCAGCCAGGTGCGCGAGACCGCCGCGCGTCTGGTGCGCTACGCCAAGGAGAGCGGCACCAGCGTGTTTCTGGTCGGGCACGTGACCAAGGAGGGCGGCATCGCCGGTCCGCGCGTGCTCGAGCACATGGTCGATGCGGTGCTGTATTTCGAGGGTGATGCCGGCAGCCGTTTTCGCGTGCTGCGCGCGTTCAAGAACCGCTTCGGCGCGGTCAACGAGCTGGGCGTGTTCGCCATGGGCGAGCGCGGCCTGCGCGAGGTGCCCAACCCGTCGGCGATCTTTCTCGGCACGCACAGCGGGCCGACGCCGGGCAGCGCGGTGATGGTCACGCGCGAGGGCACGCGGCCACTGCTGGTCGAGGTGCAGGCGCTGGTCGATGCCTCGCCGCTGGCCAATCCGCGGCGCGTGGCGCTGGGCCTGGACGGCGGCCGCATGGCGATGCTGCTGGCGGTGCTGCATCGCCACGGCGGCGCCGCGGTATACGACCAGGACGTGTTCGTCAACATCGTCGGCGGCATCCGCGTGCAGGAAACCGCGGCCGACCTGCCGGTGCTGCTGGCGGTGCATTCGAGTTTTCGCGACCGCGCGCTGACCGGCAAGACCGCGCTGTTCGGCGAGGTGGGCCTGTCCGGCGAGATCCGCCCGGTGCCCAACGGCGAGGAGCGCCTGAAGGAAGCCGCCAGTCACGGCTTCGAGCGCGCCATCGTGCCGCGCGCCAACGCGCCGAAGAAAAGCCATCATGGCGCGATGGAAATCATCGCCGTCGAGCGCCTCGATCAGGCGCTGGCCGTCAGTTTTTGA
- a CDS encoding OsmC family protein — MSASEPLRLQISQVGDYAFRIEFDGTQLEALLTDEPAPLGHDSGPNPSRVLLAAIGNCMAASLVFALRKFKNQPGPITAGIRATPERNAEGRWRIPRADIELRLAEPGESHVQLERIMAQFENFCVVTQSVREGIDVQARVLDSNGKQLHPPPQT, encoded by the coding sequence ATGAGCGCCAGTGAGCCATTGCGTCTGCAGATCAGCCAGGTGGGCGACTACGCCTTCCGCATCGAGTTCGATGGCACGCAACTGGAAGCATTGCTGACCGACGAGCCCGCGCCGCTGGGTCACGACAGCGGGCCCAATCCATCGCGCGTGCTGCTGGCCGCGATCGGCAACTGCATGGCCGCCAGCCTGGTGTTCGCGCTGCGCAAGTTCAAGAACCAGCCCGGCCCGATCACCGCCGGCATACGCGCCACGCCCGAGCGCAACGCCGAAGGGCGCTGGCGCATCCCGCGCGCGGACATCGAGTTGCGTCTGGCCGAGCCCGGCGAGAGCCACGTGCAACTCGAACGCATCATGGCGCAGTTCGAGAACTTCTGCGTGGTCACGCAAAGCGTGCGCGAAGGCATCGACGTGCAGGCGCGCGTGCTCGACAGCAACGGCAAGCAACTGCACCCGCCGCCGCAGACTTGA
- a CDS encoding PilZ domain-containing protein has translation MEASRPSGERRRFQRIALQGAVKLYARDGSWPADLIDLSLRGVLVSHPAGCDQPPGTRFRMDLRIFENLPVSMGVSLMRSDATQLAFAWDRIDLDSFARLKRLLELNVEQPELLHRELTELGR, from the coding sequence ATGGAAGCCTCGCGCCCCTCCGGCGAACGCCGTCGTTTTCAGCGCATCGCCCTGCAAGGCGCGGTGAAGCTGTACGCGCGCGACGGCTCCTGGCCCGCGGATCTCATCGACCTGTCGCTGCGCGGCGTGCTGGTCTCGCACCCCGCTGGCTGCGACCAGCCGCCCGGCACGCGCTTTCGCATGGACCTGCGCATCTTCGAGAACCTGCCGGTGAGCATGGGCGTGAGCCTGATGCGCAGCGACGCGACGCAGCTCGCCTTTGCCTGGGACCGCATCGACCTGGACAGCTTCGCGCGGCTCAAGCGCCTGCTCGAACTGAACGTGGAGCAGCCCGAGCTGCTGCATCGCGAACTGACGGAACTGGGGCGCTAG